The Coffea arabica cultivar ET-39 chromosome 4e, Coffea Arabica ET-39 HiFi, whole genome shotgun sequence genome includes a window with the following:
- the LOC113741536 gene encoding putative pentatricopeptide repeat-containing protein At3g15930 — translation MHHLYSLMHNRAVKKTIYFISVSTAYPIRSLHTAPAAHQNLGYPFQNSKTLDQLKQIHSLAIQKGLALDVSAYSKIISFCCAKDAGDMDYALHVFDTILEPNVFLWNTMIKGYSQTCYPEYAIVLYKKMLERNVKPDNYTFPFLLKGFNRDFPLECGKGTHAHICKFGFDSNEFVQQSLIHVYCLSGQIDMARLVFDTSKKSEAVTWNTMISGYNRMGQFEESRKLFKEMEKRALPTSVTLVLVLSACSELKDLDAAKHVHQCIQDGRIESNLTLNNALIDIYAACGQVNVALGIFISMNNRDVISWTALIKGYINAGQVDKAQRYFDLMPRKDSVSWTAMIDGYLKTNRFKDVLLLFREMQAANVEPDKFTIVSIITACAHLGALELGEWVRTYTDKLNIDCDIHVGNALIDMYFKCGDVEKATRMFHRMPQRDKFSWTAMIVGLATNGRGREALNMFAKMLNVSETPDEITYIGVLSACTHSGLVNEGRSFFISMTTQHGIVPNVVHYGCMVDLLGRAGLLKEAHKFINDMPMKANTIIWGALLAACRVHKDVEMAEMAAKQLLQLEPENGAAYVLLCNVYAACKKWDNLRELRSVIMERGIKKTPGCSLIEMNGGVHEFVAGDTSHPQSQEIYLKLEEMTENLKLAGYLPDTSEVFLDISEKEKEKAVSRHSEKLAIAFGLLSSGPDVVIRIVKSLRMCTDCHHVAKLLSSIYERELTVRDRTRFHHFRQGSCSCKDYW, via the coding sequence ATGCACCATTTGTACTCTCTTATGCACAATCGAGCTGTCAAAAAGACTATTTATTTTATCTCAGTTTCTACCGCTTACCCAATTCGTAGCCTGCATACCGCTCCAGCAGCCCATCAAAATCTGGGTTATCCCTTCCAAAACAGCAAAACCCTGGACCAACTCAAGCAAATTCACTCCCTAGCTATCCAGAAAGGCTTAGCTTTAGACGTTTCAGCGTATTCAAAAATCATTTCTTTTTGCTGCGCTAAAGATGCTGGTGACATGGATTATGCTCTCCACGTATTTGACACAATTCTCGAACCAAATGTCTTCCTCTGGAATACAATGATAAAGGGTTATTCCCAAACCTGTTATCCTGAGTATGCAATTGTTTTGTACAAGAAGATGTTAGAGAGGAACGTGAAACCAGATAACTACACGTTCCCCTTCTTGCTCAAGGGGTTTAATCGAGATTTTCCCTTGGAATGTGGGAAAGGAACACATGCCCACATATGTAAATTTGGTTTTGATTCTAATGAATTTGTTCAGCAATCTTTGATCCATGTCTATTGTTTGTCTGGCCAGATTGATATGGCTCGGCTGGTTTTTGACACGAGTAAGAAAAGTGAAGCAGTTACTTGGAACACAATGATTTCTGGATATAACAGAATGGGACAATTTGAGGAGTCCAGAAAGCTTTtcaaagaaatggagaagagagCGTTGCCCACTTCAGTGACTCTTGTTTTGGTATTATCAGCTTGCTCAGAGCTAAAGGATCTGGATGCTGCAAAACACGTTCATCAGTGTATTCAAGATGGCAGGATTGAGTCAAATCTGACACTGAATAACGCTCTAATTGACATATATGCAGCTTGTGGGCAGGTGAATGTAGCACTGGGTATTTTTATTAGTATGAACAACAGAGATGTAATATCATGGACAGCACTGATCAAAGGGTATATCAATGCTGGGCAAGTTGACAAAGCACAACGATATTTTGATCTGATGCCTCGAAAGGATTCTGTTTCTTGGACTGCAATGATTGATGGGTATCTCAAAACCAACCGATTTAAAGATGTCTTGTTGCTTTTCCGTGAGATGCAAGCTGCTAATGTTGAACCTGATAAATTTACTATTGTTAGCATCATCACTGCTTGTGCACACCTAGGTGCCCTTGAACTAGGGGAATGGGTGAGAACTTACACTGACAAATTAAACATAGACTGTGATATACATGTCGGCAATGCTCTTATAGACATGTATTTCAAATGTGGAGATGTGGAAAAGGCAACTAGGATGTTTCACAGAATGCCCCAAAGGGACAAATTCAGTTGGACTGCCATGATTGTTGGTCTTGCTACTAATGGGCGTGGTAGAGAGGCTCTTAATATGTTTGCGAAGATGCTGAATGTTTCAGAGACACCTGATGAAATAACTTATATAGGCGTTTTAAGTGCTTGTACTCATTCTGGCTTGGTAAATGAAGGAAGAAGTTTTTTCATCAGTATGACCACCCAGCATGGAATAGTACCTAACGTGGTGCATTATGGGTGCATGGTTGATCTTCTTGGTCGAGCTGGGCTCTTAAAAGAGGCACATAAGTTTATAAATGATATGCCAATGAAAGCAAATACAATTATCTGGGGAGCTCTTCTCGCTGCTTGTAGAGTTCATAAAGATGTAGAGATGGCTGAAATGGCAGCCAAACAGCTTCTTCAGTTAGAACCTGAAAATGGAGCTGCCTATGTTCTCCTATGCAATGTATATGCTGCTTGCAAGAAGTGGGATAACTTGCGCGAGTTGAGAAGCGTTATTATGGAAAGAGGCATCAAGAAAACACCAGGCTGCAGTTTAATCGAGATGAATGGTGGAGTTCATGAATTTGTAGCTGGAGACACATCCCATCCTCAATCTCAAGAAATATACTTGAAGCTGGAGGAGATGACAGAAAATCTGAAATTGGCAGGGTATCTCCCTGATACTTCAGAGGTGTTCCTTGACATttcagaaaaagagaaagaaaaagcagtCAGTCGGCACAGTGAGAAATTAGCTATTGCCTTTGGTCTGCTGAGCTCAGGACCTGATGTAGTGATCAGAATAGTGAAAAGCCTAAGGATGTGTACAGACTGTCATCATGTAGCTAAGTTATTGTCAAGTATTTACGAGAGAGAACTGACTGTAAGAGATCGAACTAGATTCCACCATTTCAGGCAAGGGTCATGCTCTTGTAAGGATTATTGGTGA
- the LOC113741708 gene encoding PX domain-containing protein EREL2 isoform X1, which produces MNMYGGHHDYSLYLFDLGATDPTLIESLALHPTRRHSFDENNKSRGSPPPNQHRHDGTSPLPLGMDWSPPPRIWEGRNSVWPHDFRTGWSYCVTVPSWTIIPKGRGLDPTVFYRVQVGIQSPEGSTTLRGILRRFSDFLKLYSDLKRAFPKKKLPPAPSKGLLRTKSKELIEERRCSLGDWIEKLLSDIDLSRSFPVAVFLELEAAARSSFYEANQSASDANSPATFFVPADQILNYSDGSLVTGSSFASDYGNDSSYKASELGTARHGMEIHHELGMGNASYEPEITSAAIASVEDGGFSVNNLRPSKKPIEGNEKGFHHNMTLIDKDTVTDHHMLKTGASQFIANNEDKMEPLSGTQNLSNARTLSGDSIESDASSVVLERPDGSGAAQIDVLLTSSGHDVSIVLPTEEQNKMNRILNTLKQRLNIARTDVEDLTARLSQELAVRQYLSTKVKDLETELETMKQTGEESLQQAIINERERVTQVQWDMEELRRKCIEMELKLKSEQEEKGLLETTKNSIVLDNDRLRQELDVAKEQVENLLKHHEESETKSKLDLKILAKEVKSLRNSQLELKQDLVRLANEKIEAERILQEERQRREHSNAANAKLLHECEVLRSRLEECSVNFLIEEEIKLSMDTSSPSEAIDILGTSDNRIGLLLAEAQLLAEDVENIVTSASSSTAGRATRTRDDELRKMLTDVFIDNASLRTQINSILRYALDKSPDKSEKDAEETSSRESVLSKFLER; this is translated from the exons ATGAATATGTATGGAGGACACCACGATTACTCGCTCTACCTATTCGATTTGGGCGCCACCGATCCTACTCTCATCGAATCTCTAGCTCTCCATCCCACAAGACGACACAGTTTCGATGAGAACAACAAGAGTAGGGGTAGTCCGCCCCCGAACCAGCACCGACACGACGGTACTTCGCCGCTCCCATTAGGCATGGATTGGAGCCCTCCCCCTCGCATTTGG GAAGGACGGAACTCTGTTTGGCCACACGACTTTCGTACAGGGTGGAGCTATTGCGTCACAGTTCCTTCTTGGACTATCATACCAAAAGGCAGAGGTTTAGATCCTACTGTG TTCTACAGGGTCCAAGTTGGTATCCAGTCACCAGAAGGATCTACTACTTTACGAGGAATATTAAGAAGATTTAGCGATTTCTTGAAGCTATATTCTGAT cTTAAAAGGGCATTTCCCAAGAAAAAGTTGCCCCCAGCTCCATCCAAAGGGCTTTTGAGGACAAAAAGCAAGGAGCTGATAGAGGAA CGTAGGTGTTCTTTGGGGGATTGGATTGAAAAGTTGCTGTCTGATATTGATTTGTCGAGGAGTTTTCCTGTTGCGGTCTTTCTTGAGCTTGAAGCGGCTGCAAGGTCGT CATTCTATGAGGCAAATCAGAGTGCTTCAGATGCAAATTCACCTGCTACTTTTTTTGTTCCCGCCGATCAAATTTTGAACTATTCAGATGGTTCTTTAGTTACTGGTTCATCATTTGCATCAGATTATGGGAATGATTCTAGTTACAAGGCATCTGAGCTTGGGACAGCAAGGCATGGAATGGAAATTCACCATGAACTTGGCATGGGTAATGCATCATATGAACCAGAAATCACCAGTGCAGCAATAGCGAGTGTCGAGGATGGCGGGTTCTCTGTGAATAATTTGAGGCCTTCAAAGAAGCCTATTGAAGGGAATGAAAAAGGTTTCCATCATAACATGACGTTGATTGACAAGGATACTGTGACAGACCACCACATGCTTAAAACAGGTGCTTCACAGTTTATAGCTAATAACGAAGACAAAATGGAACCTCTTTCTGGAACTCAAAATCTGAGCAATGCTAGGACACTATCGGGAGATAGTATTGAAAGTGACGCAAGTTCTGTAGTGCTTGAACGTCCTGATGGTTCTGGTGCTGCACAAATTGATGTTTTGCTCACAAGCTCAGGACATGATGTATCAATTGTTCTTCCAACTGAAGAACAGAATAAGATGAACAGAATTCTCAATACTTTAAAACAAAGGCTAAATATAGCAAGGACAGATGTAGAAGATCTCACTGCAAGATTAAGTCAAGAGCTTGCTGTCAGACAATATCTTTCAACAAAG GTGAAGGATTTAGAAACTGAACTTGAAACCATGAAGCAGACTGGAGAAGAAAGCTTGCAGCAGGCAATCATAAATGAAAGAGAAAGAGTTACTCAAGTGCAATGGGATATGGAGGAACTTAGGAGAAAGTGTATAGAGAtggagttgaagttgaaaagtGAACAG GAGGAGAAGggtcttcttgaaacaaccaaAAACTCCATTGTCCTTGACAATGATAGGTTGCGGCAGGAATTGGATGTTGCCAAGGAGCAGGTTGAGAATCTCCTAAAACATCATGAAGAATCAGAAACGAAATCCAAATTGGACCTAAAGATCCTTGCTAAGGAAGTCAAGTCTCTTCGAAATTCTCAGTTAGAGTTGAAGCAGGATCTTGTTAGGTTGGCAAATGAAAAGATTGAAGCAGAG AGGATTCTTCAGGAGGAAAGGCAAAGAAGGGAACACTCTAATGCTGCTAATGCGAAGCTGCTGCATGAGTGTGAAGTTCTCCGCAGTCGACTTGAAGAGTGCAGTGttaatttcctaattgaagaagaaattaaacTCTCCATGGACACTTCATCTCCTTCTGAAGCAATTGATATATTGGGTACATCCGATAATCGAATAGGTCTTCTGCTTGCGGAG GCACAGCTCCTTGCAGAAGACGTTGAGAATATCGTCACTTCTGCAAGTTCCAGTACAGCTGGCCGAGCTACAAGAACACGGGATGATGAATTGAGGAAGATGCTGACAGATGTGTTCATCGACAATGCTAGTTTACGAACCCAAATTAACTCTATTCTTCGCTATGCTCTTGATAAATCTCCTGATAAATCTGAGAAAGATGCTGAAGAAACCTCCTCTAGAGAGAGCgttctttcaaaatttttagaaCGGTGA
- the LOC113741601 gene encoding zinc finger BED domain-containing protein DAYSLEEPER translates to MAALIDNNGTPNSDAQPNKRRRKKSVVWEHFTVENIDADCTRAFCKQCKKSFAYITGSKLAGTSHLKRHIALGICPVSKLNKEKNQSSPYIPNPKSNGSADAVDRKRKRHRATSGLTAISFDQESCSHEIAKMIIKHDYPLHIVENPGFVRFARALHPQYNSVNINTIEAHVVNIYLREKQNLLSLLAGAPGRISLSLDLWTSDQTVGYAILTGQFVDCDWNLHRRILSVITLPFPDSESAFNHAVAACFTDWCFENKLFTLTLNQSFSSETIRANLRGLLSIKNSVIVNGQLIIGSCYAHALGSTAQDALWSMRNTLEKVRRIVKYVITSEAHREKFAEVKQKLQVPSTKSLVLDDQTNWNTTYEMLLAASELKEVFYFLDISDTQNQIIPSMDEWREVETLCTYLKLLHDAASILTAEVNPTSNTFFHEVWKIQLELMHAARSPDLFTRNLTKPLKDRFDRYWKDCNLVLAVAVVMDPRFKMKLVEFSFSRIYENEAETWIKLVDEGLHELYLDYVLESLPPPTFLDEASESVIKAEISQDDCLLSSADGLSDFDIYISEIMSSNQMKSELDQYLEESLLPRVQDFDALGWWKLNRLKYPTLSRMASDVLSIPVSTVAPDSVFDTAERKMDSFRSTLSPTTLEALVCSKDWLKFESPDTSLDMQTAIVSVER, encoded by the coding sequence ATGGCTGCCCTTATTGACAACAACGGAACACCAAATTCAGATGCACAACCCAATAAGCGCAGGAGAAAAAAGTCTGTTGTTTGGGAACACTTCACAGTAGAAAACATTGATGCAGACTGTACCAGAGCCTTTTGTAAGCAGTGCAAAAAGTCATTTGCCTACATTACTGGTTCAAAACTAGCTGGCACAAGCCACCTCAAACGGCATATTGCCCTAGGAATTTGTCCGGTGAGCAAGCTTAATAAGGAGAAAAATCAGTCATCTCCCTACATTCCAAACCCCAAAAGCAATGGCTCAGCAGATGCTGTTGATAGAAAAAGGAAGCGGCATAGGGCTACCTCTGGACTCACAGCCATTTCCTTTGATCAGGAAAGTTGCAGCCATGAGATAGCGAAAATGATTATTAAACATGATTATCCACTTCACATAGTGGAAAACCCTGGTTTCGTTAGGTTTGCACGGGCTCTTCATCCTCAGTATAATTCAGTTAACATAAACACGATTGAAGCTCATGTAGTGAACATCTACTTGAGAGAGAAGCAAAATCTTTTGAGCCTTCTTGCTGGAGCTCCCGGTCGCATTAGCCTCAGTTTGGATTTGTGGACTTCAGATCAAACTGTAGGTTATGCAATTTTAACAGGGCAGTTTGTTGATTGTGATTGGAACTTGCACCGGCGGATCCTTAGTGTTATCACGTTGCCATTTCCTGATTCAGAATCTGCCTTCAATCATGCAGTTGCTGCTTGCTTTACAGATTGGTGTTTTGAGAACAAACTATTTACCCTCACTCTTAATCAATCCTTCAGTAGTGAGACTATTAGAGCAAATCTTAGAGGTCTATTATCGATCAAGAATTCGGTTATTGTCAATGGTCAACTGATTATTGGCAGCTGCTATGCTCATGCGTTAGGTAGTACTGCACAGGATGCGTTGTGGTCAATGAGGAACACCCTTGAAAAAGTCCGTCGAATTGTGAAGTATGTGATTACTTCGGAAGCTCATCGAGAAAAGTTTGCTGAAGTGAAACAAAAGCTTCAAGTGCCCAGCACAAAGAGCTTGGTCCTTGATGACCAAACCAACTGGAATACTACCTATGAAATGCTATTGGCTGCTTCTGAGTTAAAGGAAGTGTTTTATTTCTTAGATATCTCTGATACACAGAACCAAATAATTCCATCAATGGATGAGTGGAGGGAAGTTGAAACTCTATGCACATATTTGAAGCTTTTACATGATGCTGCCAGCATTTTAACTGCCGAAGTTAACCCAACTTCAAATACATTCTTTCATGAAGTGTGGAAAATTCAGCTTGAATTGATGCATGCTGCCAGGAGCCCAGATCTGTTTACTAGAAACCTGACTAAGCCTCTGAAGGATAGGTTTGATAGATATTGGAAGGACTGCAACCTAGTTTTAGCTGTTGCTGTTGTCATGGATCCCAGATTCAAGATGAAGCTTGTGGAGTTCAGTTTTTCCAGGATCTATGAAAATGAAGCTGAAACTTGGATCAAGCTTGTTGACGAGGGACTGCATGAACTCTATCTCGATTATGTTCTGGAGTCACTTCCTCCACCTACGTTCTTGGACGAAGCTAGTGAATCCGTCATAAAAGCAGAGATATCTCAAGATGATTGTCTACTTTCAAGTGCTGATGGTCTTTCCGATTTTGACATCTATATCTCAGAGATCATGAGTAGCAACCAAATGAAATCAGAACTAGATCAGTATCTGGAAGAATCTCTTTTGCCTCGTGTACAGGATTTTGATGCTTTGGGTTGGTGGAAGTTAAATAGATTGAAGTATCCAACCCTATCGAGAATGGCATCAGATGTTTTGTCTATTCCCGTCTCAACAGTTGCTCCTGATTCCGTATTTGATACCGCAGAGAGAAAGATGGATAGCTTCCGAAGCACCTTAAGCCCAACAACTCTTGAAGCACTTGTCTGTTCGAAGGATTGGCTCAAATTCGAATCTCCAGATACAAGTTTGGATATGCAAACTGCAATTGTTAGTGTGGAAAGATAG
- the LOC113741708 gene encoding PX domain-containing protein EREX isoform X2 translates to MPLVTASPMCVLLQEGRNSVWPHDFRTGWSYCVTVPSWTIIPKGRGLDPTVFYRVQVGIQSPEGSTTLRGILRRFSDFLKLYSDLKRAFPKKKLPPAPSKGLLRTKSKELIEERRCSLGDWIEKLLSDIDLSRSFPVAVFLELEAAARSSFYEANQSASDANSPATFFVPADQILNYSDGSLVTGSSFASDYGNDSSYKASELGTARHGMEIHHELGMGNASYEPEITSAAIASVEDGGFSVNNLRPSKKPIEGNEKGFHHNMTLIDKDTVTDHHMLKTGASQFIANNEDKMEPLSGTQNLSNARTLSGDSIESDASSVVLERPDGSGAAQIDVLLTSSGHDVSIVLPTEEQNKMNRILNTLKQRLNIARTDVEDLTARLSQELAVRQYLSTKVKDLETELETMKQTGEESLQQAIINERERVTQVQWDMEELRRKCIEMELKLKSEQEEKGLLETTKNSIVLDNDRLRQELDVAKEQVENLLKHHEESETKSKLDLKILAKEVKSLRNSQLELKQDLVRLANEKIEAERILQEERQRREHSNAANAKLLHECEVLRSRLEECSVNFLIEEEIKLSMDTSSPSEAIDILGTSDNRIGLLLAEAQLLAEDVENIVTSASSSTAGRATRTRDDELRKMLTDVFIDNASLRTQINSILRYALDKSPDKSEKDAEETSSRESVLSKFLER, encoded by the exons ATGCCTTTAGTAACAGCCAGCCCTATGTGTGTGCTGTTACAGGAAGGACGGAACTCTGTTTGGCCACACGACTTTCGTACAGGGTGGAGCTATTGCGTCACAGTTCCTTCTTGGACTATCATACCAAAAGGCAGAGGTTTAGATCCTACTGTG TTCTACAGGGTCCAAGTTGGTATCCAGTCACCAGAAGGATCTACTACTTTACGAGGAATATTAAGAAGATTTAGCGATTTCTTGAAGCTATATTCTGAT cTTAAAAGGGCATTTCCCAAGAAAAAGTTGCCCCCAGCTCCATCCAAAGGGCTTTTGAGGACAAAAAGCAAGGAGCTGATAGAGGAA CGTAGGTGTTCTTTGGGGGATTGGATTGAAAAGTTGCTGTCTGATATTGATTTGTCGAGGAGTTTTCCTGTTGCGGTCTTTCTTGAGCTTGAAGCGGCTGCAAGGTCGT CATTCTATGAGGCAAATCAGAGTGCTTCAGATGCAAATTCACCTGCTACTTTTTTTGTTCCCGCCGATCAAATTTTGAACTATTCAGATGGTTCTTTAGTTACTGGTTCATCATTTGCATCAGATTATGGGAATGATTCTAGTTACAAGGCATCTGAGCTTGGGACAGCAAGGCATGGAATGGAAATTCACCATGAACTTGGCATGGGTAATGCATCATATGAACCAGAAATCACCAGTGCAGCAATAGCGAGTGTCGAGGATGGCGGGTTCTCTGTGAATAATTTGAGGCCTTCAAAGAAGCCTATTGAAGGGAATGAAAAAGGTTTCCATCATAACATGACGTTGATTGACAAGGATACTGTGACAGACCACCACATGCTTAAAACAGGTGCTTCACAGTTTATAGCTAATAACGAAGACAAAATGGAACCTCTTTCTGGAACTCAAAATCTGAGCAATGCTAGGACACTATCGGGAGATAGTATTGAAAGTGACGCAAGTTCTGTAGTGCTTGAACGTCCTGATGGTTCTGGTGCTGCACAAATTGATGTTTTGCTCACAAGCTCAGGACATGATGTATCAATTGTTCTTCCAACTGAAGAACAGAATAAGATGAACAGAATTCTCAATACTTTAAAACAAAGGCTAAATATAGCAAGGACAGATGTAGAAGATCTCACTGCAAGATTAAGTCAAGAGCTTGCTGTCAGACAATATCTTTCAACAAAG GTGAAGGATTTAGAAACTGAACTTGAAACCATGAAGCAGACTGGAGAAGAAAGCTTGCAGCAGGCAATCATAAATGAAAGAGAAAGAGTTACTCAAGTGCAATGGGATATGGAGGAACTTAGGAGAAAGTGTATAGAGAtggagttgaagttgaaaagtGAACAG GAGGAGAAGggtcttcttgaaacaaccaaAAACTCCATTGTCCTTGACAATGATAGGTTGCGGCAGGAATTGGATGTTGCCAAGGAGCAGGTTGAGAATCTCCTAAAACATCATGAAGAATCAGAAACGAAATCCAAATTGGACCTAAAGATCCTTGCTAAGGAAGTCAAGTCTCTTCGAAATTCTCAGTTAGAGTTGAAGCAGGATCTTGTTAGGTTGGCAAATGAAAAGATTGAAGCAGAG AGGATTCTTCAGGAGGAAAGGCAAAGAAGGGAACACTCTAATGCTGCTAATGCGAAGCTGCTGCATGAGTGTGAAGTTCTCCGCAGTCGACTTGAAGAGTGCAGTGttaatttcctaattgaagaagaaattaaacTCTCCATGGACACTTCATCTCCTTCTGAAGCAATTGATATATTGGGTACATCCGATAATCGAATAGGTCTTCTGCTTGCGGAG GCACAGCTCCTTGCAGAAGACGTTGAGAATATCGTCACTTCTGCAAGTTCCAGTACAGCTGGCCGAGCTACAAGAACACGGGATGATGAATTGAGGAAGATGCTGACAGATGTGTTCATCGACAATGCTAGTTTACGAACCCAAATTAACTCTATTCTTCGCTATGCTCTTGATAAATCTCCTGATAAATCTGAGAAAGATGCTGAAGAAACCTCCTCTAGAGAGAGCgttctttcaaaatttttagaaCGGTGA
- the LOC140005916 gene encoding uncharacterized protein, with product MKFKANLTDHGVNLLEKRFLPALDKMGKICHLYLTRDHFFFLHNLLNGDGIQSIAQFKKEALFEDYRISSQNEDRIAFAIDLSLLHRALRSIITVYAEFSSHGVGGVVSNQIQIRLVKKLPAHSQQPTPFLTFETKGYKSAVIQDVPISKPLSRADMAELQAALDTAQEMPRTLVKVRDMNQLEQFVDRMKHVGDVMNVSISKYGDLHLQISTTLITLGAEFRKLLVLGEQAEVPRGEGNLSAQTRTQRAIQRGDAMIVQVSVKHFFKSLQCHLAKPDCAFYGITSQGACLTVIFQFFVPGTRQTDKSISLHCRLPVLDPGSN from the coding sequence ATGAAGTTCAAGGCAAACTTAACCGACCATGGTGTAAACTTATTAGAAAAAAGATTTTTGCCAGCCCTAGACAAGATGGGAAAAATCTGCCATCTTTACCTCACTAGAgatcacttctttttcctccacaaTCTCCTTAACGGTGATGGGATCCAATCCATAGCCCAGTTCAAAAAAGAAGCCCTTTTCGAAGATTATCGAATTTCTAGCCAAAATGAAGACAGAATTGCCTTTGCCATTGATCTTTCCCTCCTCCACCGTGCCCTTCGCAGCATTATTACCGTTTATGCTGAATTTAGTAGCCATGGCGTTGGTGGGGTGGTGTCGAATCAGATTCAGATTAGACTGGTTAAGAAATTGCCTGCTCATTCTCAGCAGCCAACGCCTTTTTTGACATTTGAGACTAAAGGGTACAAGTCTGCTGTGATTCAAGATGTGCCCATTTCGAAACCTTTGTCGAGGGCTGACATGGCAGAGCTTCAAGCTGCGTTGGATACTGCACAAGAAATGCCGAGGACTTTGGTTAAAGTGAGGGATATGAATCAGCTTGAGCAGTTTGTTGATAGGATGAAGCATGTTGGTGATGTGATGAACGTGTCTATAAGCAAGTACGGGGATTTGCATTTGCAAATTTCAACAACTTTGATTACGTTAGGAGCCGAGTTTAGGAAGCTGTTGGTTTTAGGTGAGCAGGCTGAGGTGCCTCGTGGGGAAGGGAATTTGAGTGCTCAGACTAGGACCCAAAGGGCTATTCAGAGAGGTGATGCAATGATTGTGCAAGTTAGTGTCAAGCATTTTTTCAAGAGTCTTCAGTGTCATTTGGCGAAGCCTGATTGTGCTTTCTATGGGATTACTTCACAGGGTGCTTGCTTGACTGTGATTTTTCAGTTCTTTGTTCCTGGTACTCGTCAAACTGACAAGTCGATAAGTCTTCATTGCAGGCTTCCTGTACTTGATCCTGGCTCTAATTGA